The following coding sequences are from one Desulfosporosinus orientis DSM 765 window:
- a CDS encoding universal stress protein, with the protein MTNSNALKVLLYADGSPHSLSAAVYAASLFSNLPDMQLTILSVEESVSGAIEREYNLLETWSSNHSSVWMGHVMNKEGTQEEAEYSEILTVTNKIFARRGYNVNRQIIYANYNIPDITKAIIDYAAKKHFGLIIMGTRGLSNLKGLIYGSLAHNVLNKSDIPVMLIKKLPQDFIDEYCCLGDEE; encoded by the coding sequence ATGACTAATTCTAATGCTCTTAAGGTACTTTTGTACGCCGATGGTTCTCCTCATTCTCTTTCGGCGGCTGTTTATGCTGCTAGCTTGTTTTCTAATTTGCCGGACATGCAATTAACAATATTAAGTGTCGAGGAAAGTGTTTCAGGGGCTATTGAAAGGGAATACAATTTACTGGAAACTTGGTCGAGTAACCATAGTTCTGTTTGGATGGGACATGTGATGAATAAAGAAGGCACACAGGAAGAAGCGGAGTACTCTGAGATCCTGACGGTCACTAATAAAATTTTTGCCCGGAGAGGATATAACGTCAACCGCCAAATTATTTATGCCAACTACAATATACCGGATATAACGAAGGCAATTATTGATTATGCTGCCAAAAAGCACTTTGGCTTAATTATTATGGGTACCCGGGGATTATCCAATTTGAAAGGTTTGATTTATGGCAGTTTGGCTCATAATGTCCTCAATAAATCGGATATTCCAGTCATGTTAATTAAGAAGCTGCCGCAAGATTTCATTGATGAATATTGCTGCCTGGGGGATGAAGAATAG
- a CDS encoding CaiB/BaiF CoA transferase family protein codes for MARWMEIQRVPAPALIPTYGPLAGMRVLMTGSIVAAPFAASILGEYGAEVIHVERPKIGDPYREQAPVIKRGERKVSAGWIQEARNKLSLTLEINFKIPESKEIFLSLIKNCDVWVENMVWTEKLGITEKMLLEVNPKLVIAHISGFGRPQFGGVPAECDRPSYDPIGQAEGGYMFVNGFPEPSPPSHAATFINDYMTAMFAVNGILMAYLHAQKTGQGQAVDIAQIEAMSKVLNDTFVQYFLLGKVRERKGNKVAIFQPGNLFKTKDDKYLYIGAYGPAVYGRFVKALGLDLNVYTHEAAGGSVEAINSELGLELNRIATDWVAEREAEAAKAYLLSLKVPCGIVRTSAELAASEHYQKRGNFIEYHDETLEETVKGFGFCPKMSETPAQVWRGAPSLGQDTHTILNNLLGYSDSEIASFRELGVI; via the coding sequence ATGGCAAGATGGATGGAAATTCAACGCGTTCCGGCACCCGCACTGATACCTACCTATGGACCTTTGGCGGGGATGAGAGTATTGATGACAGGCAGCATTGTGGCAGCGCCTTTTGCCGCCTCAATACTTGGGGAGTATGGAGCAGAGGTTATTCACGTGGAACGGCCCAAGATCGGAGATCCCTACCGGGAACAGGCTCCGGTCATTAAGCGGGGGGAGCGAAAAGTCAGTGCCGGCTGGATTCAGGAGGCCAGAAATAAACTGAGCTTAACCCTGGAAATCAATTTCAAGATTCCGGAATCCAAAGAAATATTCCTCTCTCTGATTAAGAATTGCGATGTCTGGGTAGAAAACATGGTCTGGACGGAGAAATTGGGAATTACGGAAAAAATGCTCCTGGAAGTCAATCCCAAGCTGGTAATTGCCCATATCAGCGGCTTTGGCCGGCCTCAGTTCGGAGGGGTTCCTGCCGAGTGTGACAGACCTTCCTATGATCCTATCGGCCAGGCCGAGGGAGGGTATATGTTTGTCAATGGTTTCCCCGAGCCATCTCCCCCGTCCCACGCAGCCACCTTTATCAATGATTATATGACGGCGATGTTTGCAGTGAACGGCATTCTCATGGCTTACCTCCACGCTCAAAAAACCGGCCAGGGTCAGGCTGTGGATATCGCTCAGATTGAAGCCATGAGCAAGGTTCTCAATGATACCTTCGTCCAGTATTTCCTCTTAGGTAAGGTCAGAGAACGGAAGGGGAATAAAGTGGCTATCTTCCAGCCGGGGAATTTATTCAAAACCAAGGACGACAAGTATTTGTACATCGGAGCCTACGGACCGGCAGTTTACGGGCGTTTTGTCAAGGCCCTGGGTCTGGACCTTAACGTCTACACCCATGAAGCGGCAGGAGGCTCGGTAGAGGCCATTAACTCGGAGCTGGGTCTGGAACTCAACCGGATCGCTACGGATTGGGTGGCAGAACGGGAGGCGGAAGCGGCTAAAGCGTACCTCTTAAGCTTAAAAGTGCCCTGCGGTATCGTCCGAACCTCCGCTGAGCTGGCTGCCAGCGAACATTACCAGAAGAGAGGAAATTTTATCGAGTATCACGATGAAACCCTGGAGGAAACCGTGAAAGGATTCGGCTTCTGTCCGAAGATGAGTGAAACACCGGCCCAGGTCTGGCGGGGAGCACCCTCTTTGGGACAGGATACTCACACCATCCTGAATAATCTTCTCGGCTACAGTGACAGTGAAATTGCATCCTTCCGGGAGCTGGGGGTTATTTAA
- a CDS encoding MFS transporter: MNKVNISEVVDELGISKYTVKIYLLIGLALIFAGYNYMIVAYTMPQLAKEWALTKIQTGSLSSWSIVGLLIGGLSAGVISDKLGRKKAFAFFVFIFSVLTFPVYYVHGFQSFALLRILGGIGFGGCIPIAVTMMSESAPTKNRGFFSASIMAFYVVGWVVAGIVAIYVVPVSGWRVCYLFGGLPAIFAVILLGVLPESTHWFLGKGRQQEAIELIKRMEIAAKGQARDWPVGTLVAPPPPKKVGVSALFSPQFRKATMALWIIYFMGSLVIYGINGWLPTLLVGKGYGLVKGYSFAVLQNVFGALGSILTGYVADIIGRRTNVIFGWIFTAAAILALGVATNQWQVVIFGMLVGMAMNWGLSGTQPLLAEGYPTEFRNTGVSSAQAFGRVGGFIGPIAAGIVQQMGVGFTGLFVFFAVPAVIGAFVAFFFVDETRGRSIESIGRTEAS; this comes from the coding sequence ATGAATAAGGTTAATATTTCAGAAGTTGTGGATGAATTAGGCATCTCTAAATACACTGTGAAAATCTATCTTCTAATTGGCTTAGCCCTTATTTTCGCCGGTTATAACTATATGATTGTGGCCTATACTATGCCCCAGCTGGCTAAGGAATGGGCCCTTACCAAAATTCAGACGGGAAGCCTGTCTTCATGGAGTATTGTCGGCTTGCTGATCGGCGGTTTAAGTGCCGGGGTTATCTCGGATAAATTAGGCCGGAAAAAGGCTTTTGCCTTTTTTGTCTTCATATTCTCTGTATTGACATTTCCTGTTTACTATGTCCATGGTTTCCAATCCTTTGCTCTTCTCAGGATTTTAGGGGGCATCGGTTTTGGCGGCTGTATTCCCATTGCTGTTACCATGATGTCCGAGAGTGCACCCACTAAAAACCGCGGCTTCTTTTCCGCATCCATCATGGCCTTTTACGTGGTGGGCTGGGTTGTGGCAGGGATTGTAGCCATTTATGTGGTTCCGGTCTCCGGCTGGCGGGTTTGTTATCTTTTCGGCGGGCTTCCGGCTATTTTCGCTGTTATCCTGCTGGGGGTTCTGCCCGAGTCCACCCACTGGTTTTTGGGCAAAGGCCGGCAACAAGAGGCTATTGAACTGATTAAGCGCATGGAGATCGCAGCTAAAGGGCAGGCCAGGGATTGGCCCGTGGGTACTCTGGTCGCTCCGCCTCCGCCCAAGAAGGTAGGAGTAAGCGCTCTTTTCTCTCCCCAGTTCCGCAAGGCCACCATGGCCCTTTGGATCATTTACTTTATGGGTTCCCTGGTTATTTACGGAATTAACGGCTGGCTCCCCACCTTGCTGGTGGGCAAAGGCTACGGCCTGGTCAAAGGGTATTCCTTCGCCGTTCTTCAGAATGTCTTTGGGGCCTTGGGCAGCATCCTCACCGGTTATGTGGCGGATATTATCGGGCGGAGAACCAATGTGATCTTTGGCTGGATTTTTACAGCGGCAGCTATCCTGGCCTTGGGGGTTGCCACCAATCAATGGCAGGTAGTCATTTTCGGAATGCTGGTGGGCATGGCTATGAACTGGGGATTAAGCGGCACCCAGCCTCTGCTGGCTGAAGGCTATCCGACAGAATTCAGAAATACGGGAGTTTCTTCCGCCCAGGCATTCGGCCGGGTGGGGGGATTTATCGGACCTATCGCCGCCGGTATTGTTCAGCAAATGGGAGTCGGTTTTACAGGATTGTTTGTCTTTTTTGCAGTACCTGCCGTGATTGGTGCTTTTGTAGCCTTCTTCTTTGTGGATGAGACGAGAGGCAGGAGCATTGAAAGTATCGGCAGGACCGAGGCCTCCTAA
- a CDS encoding MFS transporter, with protein sequence MSDSCPATRERIKVSYRLERLPSSSYHVFLTFLLIVAWFIESIDLGGMGYLLPVLGQHFNLPPSMMGLVASISFAGMFVGSIFSGSLSDKFGRKKILMAAMAFWGTAGALLSIAWSVESLLAFRFLLGVGLGAQVPIGITMLSELVPSQSRGKYLSFYQAFLPLGIAAAGLTTYVLLPKFGWQVVFLAEALPALWFLVIWKYLPESARWLESKGRYREADEVAREMEEQVEKSIGRTLPPIEDLVRSLGEGEKESAAGKEVRQGLSELLSRHYLTRLVMSGVLMFTTMAAYYGLSMWLSALLVAKGFSVTKSIGFVSLIALGGIPAYLLVTYLVETAGRKWASVITIVAMAVSAYAYGSAATVVLVIVLGLIYQFFQFGMTMVNNVYIPELWPTPLRGTGTGFAFGIGRVGAFLGPMVLGIVMGAYGPHAVFMCSSGLLLFGAFVVLVLGPETKGQIF encoded by the coding sequence ATGAGTGATTCATGTCCGGCAACCAGGGAACGAATTAAAGTATCTTATCGTTTGGAGCGCCTGCCCAGTTCATCCTATCATGTCTTTTTGACCTTTCTCTTGATTGTGGCCTGGTTTATCGAATCCATTGACTTAGGGGGGATGGGTTACTTGTTGCCTGTATTGGGGCAGCATTTTAACCTGCCGCCCAGCATGATGGGGTTAGTGGCATCCATTAGTTTTGCGGGAATGTTTGTGGGGTCCATATTCTCCGGCAGTCTGTCGGATAAGTTCGGCCGCAAGAAAATACTGATGGCGGCTATGGCCTTCTGGGGTACGGCAGGAGCACTGCTGAGCATCGCCTGGTCCGTGGAAAGTCTTCTGGCCTTTCGCTTTTTGTTGGGTGTAGGGCTGGGAGCCCAGGTACCCATCGGCATCACCATGCTGAGTGAACTGGTTCCTTCTCAATCCCGGGGCAAGTATCTTTCTTTCTATCAGGCTTTTCTGCCCTTAGGCATTGCTGCGGCGGGACTGACAACTTATGTGTTATTGCCCAAATTCGGCTGGCAGGTAGTATTTTTAGCCGAAGCACTGCCGGCTCTCTGGTTTCTTGTCATCTGGAAATACCTGCCCGAATCTGCCCGCTGGCTGGAATCGAAAGGCAGGTATCGTGAGGCGGATGAGGTTGCCCGGGAAATGGAGGAACAGGTGGAAAAAAGCATTGGCAGAACCTTGCCTCCCATTGAAGACCTGGTCAGGTCCTTGGGAGAAGGGGAAAAAGAAAGTGCTGCAGGCAAGGAAGTACGCCAGGGTTTGTCGGAGCTATTAAGCAGGCATTACCTGACAAGGCTGGTTATGAGCGGAGTCCTGATGTTTACAACTATGGCGGCTTATTACGGCTTGAGCATGTGGTTAAGTGCTTTGTTAGTAGCCAAAGGGTTTTCCGTGACCAAATCCATCGGTTTTGTATCCCTGATTGCTTTGGGGGGGATTCCCGCTTACCTGCTGGTCACTTATTTAGTGGAGACTGCAGGTCGGAAATGGGCATCGGTGATTACCATCGTGGCCATGGCTGTAAGCGCCTATGCTTATGGTTCAGCTGCAACTGTCGTATTGGTAATTGTGTTAGGGCTCATTTATCAGTTCTTTCAATTTGGCATGACCATGGTCAACAATGTTTATATCCCTGAACTGTGGCCCACTCCCCTGCGGGGAACGGGAACCGGGTTTGCCTTTGGCATTGGCCGGGTGGGTGCTTTTCTGGGCCCCATGGTTTTGGGGATTGTCATGGGAGCCTATGGACCTCATGCCGTGTTTATGTGCAGTTCCGGCCTCCTCTTATTTGGGGCTTTTGTGGTTCTGGTCTTAGGTCCGGAAACGAAAGGGCAAATTTTCTAA
- a CDS encoding 3-hydroxyacyl-CoA dehydrogenase family protein, giving the protein MTIKKIGVLGAGSMGGGIAHLAAVRGFEVILCDVEERFVEGAVKRIAGFMDKSVAKQKMTVEEKDTALKRITTTTNMEDFAAVDLVIEAIFEDLEVKKSAFEMLDKICGPDTIFGSNTSSMSITSLAAATNRPDKVVGLHFFNPPLIMRLVEVIRGYYTSDETVELVSEASRGMGKTPVVVKKDTPGFIVNRIMMPQFLEAIRILEEGIATAEDIDTAVKLGLNYPMGPFELMDFTGVEISVHVADYLFNEFKDSKWNAPQAIKAVVRAGRLGKKTGAGWFDYDK; this is encoded by the coding sequence ATGACGATTAAAAAGATTGGGGTATTAGGAGCCGGTTCCATGGGCGGCGGGATTGCCCACTTGGCAGCCGTCAGGGGTTTTGAGGTTATACTTTGCGATGTGGAAGAGCGTTTTGTGGAAGGAGCCGTCAAACGGATCGCAGGGTTTATGGATAAAAGTGTTGCCAAACAAAAAATGACTGTGGAAGAAAAGGACACAGCCTTAAAACGGATTACCACCACCACCAATATGGAAGACTTCGCTGCCGTTGATTTAGTAATTGAGGCTATTTTTGAAGACCTGGAGGTTAAAAAGAGCGCGTTTGAGATGCTGGACAAAATCTGTGGTCCGGATACCATCTTTGGCTCCAACACTTCCTCCATGTCCATAACCTCCCTGGCAGCGGCTACCAACCGCCCGGATAAGGTAGTGGGCCTGCATTTCTTCAACCCGCCTTTGATTATGCGGCTGGTAGAAGTCATCCGCGGCTATTATACCAGTGATGAAACCGTTGAACTGGTCTCAGAGGCTTCCCGGGGCATGGGCAAAACCCCTGTGGTAGTGAAAAAGGATACTCCCGGCTTTATCGTCAACCGGATCATGATGCCCCAGTTCCTGGAGGCCATCCGCATCCTGGAAGAAGGCATCGCCACGGCTGAAGATATTGATACGGCGGTCAAACTGGGTCTTAACTATCCTATGGGTCCTTTCGAGCTCATGGACTTTACCGGCGTAGAGATTTCCGTTCATGTGGCGGATTATTTATTCAATGAATTCAAGGATTCGAAATGGAATGCACCTCAGGCCATCAAAGCCGTGGTCAGAGCCGGACGCCTGGGCAAGAAAACCGGCGCGGGCTGGTTTGACTACGACAAATAA
- a CDS encoding acyl-CoA dehydrogenase family protein yields MSGLPKGGSFLFGDTNPQDIFTPEDFSMEHNMIYRTAAGFVNDQVLTRMDDLEAKQEGLIRELLEAAGELGLNGADIAEEYGGLPMDKISTTIIAECMGRSGSFAMTQGGQTGIGSMPIVMFGTHEQKMKYLPGIASGEKVGAYALTEPGAGSDAMSAKTRAVLSEDGKYYILNGTKQFITNSAMGDIFIVYAKIDGDKFTAFIVDGDSPGLSTGAEEKKMGIKGSSTRSVILEDVKVPVENQLFEIGKGHVVAFNILNLGRYKLAANSVGNAKFALELSAAYANERKQFGVPIASFGLIKEKLAEMAMKIYAMESMVYRTGGLLENMMESLDLTGEDSGQVAAKGIEEYALECSMNKVFATEALGYAVDEGVQIHGGYGFSAEYTIERLYRDARIYRIFEGTNEINRTIIPVTLMRRAAKGDLPLQEAVQELKSKISADNPVREGVAGLVQAAKDIFLIAMGMSMEKYGKELPKHQEVVGKLANLAMQAFAMESAWLRGEKAAAKQGQSAAKLKLTMAAAYSYGTIGKMVCEAKEILAALTEGEELVNALITLERLAMYTPQNTVALRQEIAAAVSEAGKYVV; encoded by the coding sequence ATGAGTGGTTTGCCCAAGGGAGGAAGTTTTCTCTTTGGGGATACAAATCCCCAGGATATTTTTACCCCTGAAGATTTCAGCATGGAACACAATATGATTTACAGGACGGCAGCGGGGTTTGTCAATGATCAGGTCCTGACCAGAATGGATGACCTGGAAGCCAAGCAGGAAGGCTTAATCCGGGAACTTTTAGAAGCTGCCGGGGAGTTGGGACTGAATGGCGCCGATATAGCCGAGGAATACGGCGGTCTGCCCATGGATAAAATCAGCACTACGATTATTGCCGAATGTATGGGCCGGTCCGGTTCCTTTGCCATGACTCAGGGAGGACAGACAGGTATCGGCAGCATGCCCATTGTCATGTTTGGTACTCATGAGCAAAAAATGAAGTACCTGCCGGGCATCGCCTCAGGTGAAAAAGTAGGGGCCTACGCTTTGACGGAACCGGGGGCAGGGTCGGACGCCATGTCCGCCAAGACCCGGGCGGTGTTAAGTGAGGACGGCAAGTATTACATCTTAAACGGGACCAAACAATTTATTACCAATTCAGCTATGGGGGATATCTTCATTGTCTATGCCAAAATCGACGGGGATAAGTTTACAGCCTTTATTGTAGACGGGGATTCTCCAGGCCTTTCCACCGGGGCTGAAGAAAAGAAAATGGGCATTAAAGGCTCCTCTACCCGCTCGGTGATTTTGGAAGATGTTAAAGTACCGGTGGAAAACCAGCTCTTCGAAATTGGCAAGGGCCATGTGGTGGCTTTCAACATTCTTAACCTGGGCCGCTATAAGCTGGCAGCCAATTCTGTGGGCAATGCCAAGTTTGCTCTGGAATTATCCGCTGCTTACGCCAATGAGCGCAAGCAATTCGGCGTACCCATTGCCAGCTTTGGCTTAATTAAAGAGAAGCTGGCGGAAATGGCCATGAAAATCTATGCCATGGAAAGCATGGTCTACCGGACGGGAGGCTTGCTGGAAAACATGATGGAGAGCCTGGATCTCACGGGAGAGGACAGCGGCCAGGTAGCGGCCAAAGGTATCGAAGAATACGCTCTTGAATGCTCCATGAACAAGGTTTTTGCCACAGAAGCGTTAGGCTATGCAGTGGATGAAGGGGTGCAGATTCACGGCGGCTACGGCTTCAGTGCGGAATACACCATCGAGCGCCTTTACCGGGATGCCAGGATTTACAGGATTTTTGAAGGGACCAACGAAATTAACCGGACCATTATCCCTGTTACCTTAATGCGGCGGGCGGCCAAGGGGGATTTGCCCCTCCAGGAAGCCGTTCAGGAATTAAAGAGCAAAATTTCCGCAGATAATCCTGTCCGCGAGGGCGTGGCCGGGCTGGTTCAGGCGGCCAAGGATATTTTCCTTATCGCTATGGGTATGAGCATGGAGAAGTATGGGAAAGAGCTGCCGAAACACCAGGAGGTGGTAGGCAAGCTGGCCAACCTGGCGATGCAGGCCTTTGCCATGGAGAGCGCCTGGCTGAGAGGGGAAAAAGCTGCAGCCAAACAGGGGCAGTCCGCAGCCAAGCTCAAACTGACCATGGCTGCCGCCTACAGCTATGGCACCATTGGGAAGATGGTCTGTGAGGCTAAAGAGATTCTGGCCGCCCTAACTGAGGGGGAAGAGCTGGTTAATGCCTTAATCACTCTGGAAAGGTTAGCTATGTATACCCCGCAAAACACGGTGGCCCTGAGGCAGGAGATTGCCGCCGCTGTTTCCGAAGCCGGCAAGTATGTGGTTTAA
- a CDS encoding sigma 54-interacting transcriptional regulator translates to MLAEIVLTSPNQEVTRLVEKMRKELNINLTILEASFTDAVEQVKAVLAENPDRIRVIASGGATLELMREEFPSLNLVSIHPAEYDLVLALDQAKRFGGNVGLLLADSEAIPIIENLSSALRLKVRIYTYHNWQDIEVQVEKAKKDGYQVLLGVGEKISSLVHTKGLQYIQVSAGENTLRSALQRAKDIIEAQIRETLIAKHIDTISVYAHEGIIMVNEDKIVTVFNPVAAKLFGLQEGDVVGRSLYDLSYCRCMFEIFAGLEKRLGFVHRVLNGTVIVNKIPIIDQQVPKGTLVTLREVPKNQEDVKLKKEPPAKGLLAKYCFKDIIHVNPKMSAVIAKAKKYATTDCTVLIRGESGTGKELLAQSMHNENAARRKGPFVAVNCACLDDSLFKSELFGYTEGSFTGASKGGKAGLFEMANNGTLFLDEIGKMKLEQQGNLLRVLQEKEVRRIGSDRIIPVDVRVIAASNENLEELIRENRFREDLYFRLNVLKLDLPPLRERREDIPKQALFFVKKFSEKYGKSINSLPAFILKKLSTMEWHGNSRQLEHFLERCVVLADNEADIHNVIMELLDEEFQESPSDYEEGENLPDGQISVCISTLAEMNSEIVRRVRAKAKVSNSELALKLGISRPTLTKMLNYK, encoded by the coding sequence ATGCTTGCAGAGATAGTTCTTACTTCGCCAAACCAAGAGGTGACTCGACTGGTTGAAAAAATGCGCAAGGAACTGAATATTAACCTGACCATTCTTGAAGCTTCTTTTACCGATGCTGTGGAACAGGTAAAAGCTGTGTTAGCTGAAAATCCTGACCGCATTAGAGTCATTGCCAGCGGAGGCGCTACTCTGGAGCTGATGCGTGAAGAATTTCCTTCTCTGAACCTGGTCAGTATTCATCCGGCGGAATACGACCTGGTCTTAGCCCTGGATCAGGCCAAAAGGTTTGGCGGTAATGTTGGGCTTTTACTGGCAGACTCTGAGGCCATACCAATCATTGAGAACTTGAGTTCCGCCTTGAGACTTAAGGTAAGGATTTATACTTATCATAACTGGCAGGACATTGAGGTTCAGGTTGAGAAGGCCAAAAAGGACGGTTATCAGGTTTTATTAGGGGTCGGTGAAAAGATATCATCCTTAGTTCATACGAAGGGATTACAATATATTCAGGTTTCGGCAGGCGAAAATACCCTGCGCAGCGCCCTGCAAAGGGCTAAAGATATTATTGAAGCCCAAATCCGGGAAACTCTTATTGCCAAACACATCGATACCATTTCCGTCTATGCCCATGAAGGAATTATTATGGTTAATGAAGATAAAATTGTCACGGTTTTTAATCCTGTAGCGGCCAAACTTTTTGGTTTGCAGGAAGGGGATGTAGTCGGCCGCTCCTTATATGATTTAAGCTATTGCCGGTGTATGTTTGAAATTTTTGCAGGCTTGGAAAAACGGCTGGGCTTTGTGCACCGGGTTCTCAACGGCACGGTGATTGTCAATAAAATTCCTATCATCGACCAGCAGGTCCCCAAAGGAACGTTGGTTACCCTGAGAGAGGTTCCCAAAAATCAGGAGGATGTTAAGCTTAAAAAGGAGCCGCCGGCGAAGGGCCTATTAGCCAAATATTGCTTTAAGGATATTATTCATGTCAATCCCAAAATGTCCGCTGTCATAGCCAAAGCAAAAAAGTATGCCACCACGGACTGCACCGTGCTGATCCGGGGGGAGAGCGGGACTGGAAAAGAATTATTGGCCCAAAGCATGCACAATGAGAATGCCGCCCGGCGCAAAGGACCTTTTGTAGCGGTTAATTGTGCTTGCTTAGATGATAGTTTATTCAAAAGCGAATTGTTCGGTTATACGGAAGGGTCCTTTACGGGAGCCAGCAAAGGCGGCAAAGCCGGGTTGTTTGAGATGGCCAACAATGGAACCCTGTTCCTGGATGAGATCGGCAAAATGAAGCTGGAGCAGCAAGGCAACCTCTTGAGGGTGCTCCAGGAAAAGGAAGTGCGGCGTATCGGCAGTGACCGGATCATCCCTGTGGACGTGCGGGTGATTGCCGCTTCCAATGAAAATTTGGAGGAATTAATCCGAGAGAATCGTTTTCGAGAAGATCTATATTTTCGCTTGAATGTTCTCAAGCTGGATTTGCCCCCCTTAAGGGAGAGAAGAGAGGACATTCCGAAACAAGCCCTCTTTTTTGTTAAAAAGTTTTCAGAAAAGTATGGAAAGTCAATTAATTCTCTGCCCGCTTTTATCCTTAAGAAGCTATCAACAATGGAGTGGCATGGCAACAGCAGGCAGCTGGAGCATTTCCTGGAGAGATGCGTGGTCCTGGCGGATAATGAAGCCGACATTCACAATGTTATTATGGAACTTTTAGATGAGGAGTTTCAGGAAAGTCCTTCAGATTATGAAGAGGGGGAGAATCTCCCGGACGGACAAATCAGCGTTTGTATCAGTACTTTAGCGGAAATGAATTCGGAGATCGTGCGCAGGGTGAGGGCCAAAGCGAAGGTGAGCAATAGTGAGCTGGCTCTGAAGTTGGGGATTAGCAGGCCGACTTTGACTAAGATGTTAAATTATAAGTGA
- a CDS encoding TerD family protein, producing MAVRLSKGQKVDLTKTNPNLKEIIVGLGWAPNASASSYNYDLDASAFLIGSDGKVRDENDFVFYNNPTGGQGSVKHSGDHKKGSGEGDDEQIRINLAAVPGHIQRISFTITINDAQMKRQSFGDIKNSFVRITDAGSGDLLLKYELGEKFSVETAIVAAEIYRHQGEWKFNAIGSGFEGGLAALCRNFGLEVEEDQRSTAPGYGGYQNTQNPYGQNAPSYGQNTSSYGQSTSSYGQSASSYGQNVPAYGSNTPSYGQNNSSYYGQTQSMDSHGGITCPRCHSNQVTAGKKGFGIGKAAIGGILLGPVGVLAGFIGSKNMEFACMSCRERWGSGSNRNTAEWLQRQTENARNVVNKYMGKDLTEALVAGSALVTVADGIIDPAEREKLINYFRTSQEMRGININDVDARFNYYIDKLQRDQMLGKAEALREIGKLASKPEAARLVVRLCCAIGFADGEFAPVEKRVVEEICREVRLDPREFVY from the coding sequence ATGGCTGTTAGACTTAGCAAAGGTCAAAAAGTTGATCTGACAAAGACCAATCCAAATTTAAAGGAGATTATTGTCGGTTTGGGCTGGGCTCCTAATGCTTCAGCCAGCAGCTATAACTATGACTTGGATGCTTCGGCTTTTTTGATAGGTTCAGACGGCAAAGTCAGGGATGAAAACGATTTCGTCTTCTATAACAACCCCACAGGTGGGCAAGGCTCAGTCAAGCACAGCGGGGATCATAAAAAAGGTTCCGGTGAAGGAGATGACGAGCAGATCCGGATTAATTTGGCGGCTGTTCCAGGACATATCCAGCGCATATCCTTTACGATCACCATTAACGATGCCCAGATGAAACGCCAGAGCTTTGGCGATATTAAGAATTCTTTCGTCAGGATTACAGATGCCGGCAGCGGCGATTTACTGCTTAAATACGAACTGGGTGAAAAATTTTCCGTTGAGACGGCCATTGTTGCCGCAGAAATTTACCGTCACCAAGGTGAGTGGAAATTTAATGCCATCGGCAGCGGTTTTGAAGGCGGCCTGGCTGCGTTATGCAGGAACTTTGGACTGGAAGTTGAGGAAGACCAGCGCAGTACTGCACCCGGTTATGGTGGGTATCAGAATACCCAAAATCCTTACGGACAAAATGCTCCTTCCTACGGTCAGAATACATCCTCCTACGGTCAGAGTACGTCTTCCTACGGTCAGAGTGCGTCCTCTTATGGGCAAAATGTACCTGCCTATGGTTCGAATACTCCCTCTTATGGGCAAAACAACTCCTCATACTATGGACAGACTCAGAGCATGGATTCTCATGGCGGTATCACTTGTCCCCGCTGCCATTCCAATCAGGTGACGGCAGGGAAAAAGGGTTTCGGTATCGGCAAAGCGGCTATCGGCGGTATCTTATTAGGGCCGGTGGGGGTTTTGGCAGGATTTATCGGCAGCAAGAATATGGAGTTTGCCTGCATGAGCTGCCGGGAACGCTGGGGGTCAGGGAGCAACAGAAACACGGCGGAATGGCTGCAGAGGCAGACGGAGAATGCCCGCAATGTTGTGAATAAATATATGGGCAAAGATTTGACGGAAGCTTTAGTGGCTGGCAGTGCCTTAGTGACCGTAGCCGATGGTATCATCGATCCTGCGGAACGAGAAAAGCTGATCAATTATTTCCGCACAAGTCAGGAAATGCGGGGCATAAATATTAATGATGTGGATGCTCGCTTCAATTACTATATTGACAAACTTCAAAGGGATCAGATGTTAGGGAAAGCGGAGGCCTTAAGGGAAATCGGCAAACTGGCCAGCAAACCCGAAGCAGCCCGCTTGGTGGTGCGCCTCTGCTGTGCCATTGGCTTCGCCGACGGAGAATTTGCTCCTGTAGAGAAGAGAGTCGTGGAGGAAATCTGCCGTGAAGTTCGTTTGGACCCCAGGGAATTTGTATATTAG